In Pseudomonas sp. Leaf58, one DNA window encodes the following:
- a CDS encoding ABC transporter substrate-binding protein codes for MPPFPLVRSLLACATLALTLTGCSPSSEENAGKTLNIAFWGDNTTLVSVDPFQVYWLEHRVLLRNVAESLTDQDPATGRIIPWLAKSWEVSDDALAYTFQLRQDVTFSNGERFDAQAVKTAFDSNKAFAAQLPATFGATYLAGYDHAEVVDGFTVRLVLSRPNAGFLQATSTTNLAILAPASYALSAQERSLGKIIGTGPFILEHYTPEVGARLVKRADYAWASANVKNPGAAHLDSVNISYIAEESVRNGLFLQGKADILWPRNPFSEVDLKLFQAKGASIQSRSLPGPALNLYPNTRNGRLLGDRQVRLALQKAIDRTSYAHTVYNAEFPVVAGVYDVTTPYFKPQADKLAYDPQGAERLLEAAGWHKGDDGYRHKGGQRLTLRYNLTPAESAGDVLVQDQLRKVGIDLKLNVLTRAEWVAGNASGNYDLTSTYMTRADPIILQTILDPRAASSATLATNTYEPHILTKAQSLFDNGISATRDAQRAQAYGQLQDLLVDEASAFPLYERVWQAATAPRVKDFRWTAEGFAFLSDIQVSQP; via the coding sequence ATGCCACCATTCCCCTTGGTCAGAAGCCTGTTAGCCTGCGCCACCCTAGCCCTTACCCTCACCGGCTGCTCCCCCTCCAGCGAGGAAAACGCCGGCAAAACCTTGAATATCGCCTTCTGGGGCGACAACACCACCCTGGTCAGCGTCGACCCCTTCCAGGTCTACTGGCTGGAGCACCGCGTGCTGCTGCGCAACGTCGCCGAATCGCTCACCGACCAAGACCCGGCCACGGGCCGCATCATCCCCTGGCTGGCAAAAAGCTGGGAGGTCAGCGATGACGCCCTCGCCTATACTTTCCAGCTGCGCCAGGACGTCACCTTCAGCAACGGTGAGCGCTTCGACGCGCAAGCCGTGAAAACCGCCTTCGACAGCAACAAGGCCTTCGCCGCGCAGCTGCCCGCCACCTTCGGCGCCACCTACCTGGCCGGCTATGACCACGCCGAGGTGGTCGATGGCTTTACCGTGCGCCTAGTGCTGTCGCGCCCCAATGCCGGCTTCCTGCAGGCCACCTCCACCACCAACCTGGCCATCCTCGCCCCTGCCTCTTATGCGCTTAGCGCGCAGGAGCGCTCGTTGGGCAAGATCATCGGCACCGGCCCATTCATCCTCGAACACTACACCCCGGAAGTCGGCGCCCGCCTGGTCAAACGGGCGGACTACGCCTGGGCCTCGGCCAACGTCAAAAACCCCGGCGCCGCCCACCTGGACAGCGTAAACATCAGTTATATCGCCGAAGAAAGCGTGCGCAACGGCCTGTTTTTGCAGGGCAAGGCCGACATCCTGTGGCCGCGCAACCCATTTTCCGAGGTTGACCTCAAGCTGTTCCAAGCCAAGGGCGCGTCCATCCAAAGCCGCTCGCTGCCGGGCCCTGCGCTTAACCTCTACCCCAACACCCGCAACGGCCGCCTGCTGGGCGACCGCCAGGTACGCCTGGCCTTGCAGAAGGCCATCGACCGCACCAGCTATGCGCACACCGTGTACAACGCCGAGTTTCCGGTGGTGGCCGGGGTGTATGACGTAACCACACCGTACTTCAAGCCCCAGGCCGACAAGCTCGCCTACGACCCGCAGGGTGCCGAACGCCTGCTGGAAGCTGCCGGCTGGCACAAGGGTGACGACGGCTACCGGCACAAAGGCGGCCAGCGCCTGACCTTGCGGTACAACCTCACCCCCGCCGAAAGCGCCGGTGATGTGCTGGTTCAGGACCAACTGCGCAAAGTCGGCATTGACCTCAAACTGAATGTGCTGACCCGTGCCGAGTGGGTAGCCGGCAATGCCTCGGGCAACTACGACCTCACCTCCACCTACATGACCCGCGCCGACCCGATCATTCTGCAAACCATCCTTGACCCGCGCGCGGCCAGCAGTGCCACCCTGGCAACCAACACCTACGAACCGCACATCCTGACCAAGGCGCAAAGCCTGTTCGACAACGGCATCAGCGCCACCCGCGACGCGCAACGCGCCCAGGCCTACGGCCAGTTACAGGACCTGCTGGTGGACGAAGCCTCAGCGTTCCCGCTGTACGAACGGGTGTGGCAGGCCGCCACCGCGCCGCGGGTCAAGGACTTCCGCTGGACTGCCGAGGGCTTCGCGTTCCTCAGCGACATTCAGGTGTCGCAGCCATGA
- a CDS encoding D-isomer specific 2-hydroxyacid dehydrogenase family protein, translating into MSHSIIASQLDAQANQYLRDHLPDHEVVDIAPGQLQLGLPADVFILRPINVRGNRVDTPPAGWPWSLRWVQVVSSGIDFYPDWVFQGPPVTSGRGANAEQVAEFALALVFAAAKQLPGLWVKDADWRLTPLAPVRGRTLGIFGFGSIGQSLARKASALGMAVRALNRPGQAIAEVPDVQRVDDLQQLFAGSDHLVIAAPLTPATRGLIDRQVLAQAKPGLHLVNIARGGLLDQDALLEALDRGLIGRASLDVTEPEPLPASHPLYQHPRVFLSPHTSAISEDGYPALLEAFLDNFARYRERAPLHNLVDTQRGY; encoded by the coding sequence ATGAGCCACTCGATCATCGCCAGCCAGCTAGACGCCCAGGCCAATCAGTACCTGCGCGACCACTTGCCCGACCATGAAGTGGTCGACATCGCCCCGGGCCAACTGCAGCTGGGCCTACCCGCCGACGTGTTCATCCTGCGCCCGATCAACGTACGGGGTAACCGGGTGGACACCCCGCCAGCCGGCTGGCCGTGGTCGCTGCGCTGGGTGCAGGTGGTGTCCTCGGGCATCGACTTCTACCCCGACTGGGTGTTCCAGGGGCCGCCAGTCACCAGCGGCCGCGGCGCCAATGCCGAACAGGTCGCCGAGTTTGCCCTGGCCTTGGTGTTCGCCGCAGCCAAGCAGTTGCCGGGCCTGTGGGTGAAGGACGCCGATTGGCGCTTGACCCCACTGGCACCGGTGCGAGGCCGCACCCTGGGCATCTTCGGTTTCGGCAGCATCGGCCAAAGCTTGGCACGCAAGGCGAGCGCCCTGGGCATGGCGGTACGGGCGCTGAACCGCCCAGGCCAGGCCATCGCCGAGGTGCCGGACGTACAACGCGTCGACGACCTGCAGCAACTGTTCGCCGGCAGCGACCATTTGGTCATCGCTGCCCCGCTTACCCCTGCCACCCGTGGCCTGATCGACCGCCAGGTGCTGGCCCAAGCCAAGCCAGGGCTGCACCTGGTCAACATCGCCCGTGGCGGGCTGCTGGACCAGGACGCCCTGCTCGAAGCCCTGGACCGCGGCCTTATCGGCCGCGCCAGCCTTGATGTCACCGAGCCGGAGCCATTGCCGGCGAGCCACCCGCTGTACCAGCACCCGCGGGTGTTCCTGTCGCCGCACACCTCGGCGATTTCCGAGGACGGCTACCCCGCGCTGCTTGAAGCGTTTCTCGACAACTTCGCCCGTTACCGCGAACGGGCACCGCTGCACAACCTGGTCGACACCCAGCGCGGCTACTGA
- a CDS encoding LLM class flavin-dependent oxidoreductase, whose amino-acid sequence MSTRQIRLGAMIHGVGHGWGEWRHPQALADASVNFGFYKHQAALAEAAKFDFAFIADSLHIHARSSPHYLNRFEPLTLLSALAAGTEHIGLVATVTVSYTEPFQVARQFASLDLISGGRAGWNVVTSWLSGTADNFGKAEHPPHAVRYRIAREHVQVVKGLWDSWEDDAFTRDKQSGQFFDPAKLHTLGHQGEFFKVKGPLNIQRSPQGQPLIFQAGVSEDGRNFAAQNADAIFVSPESFEDARAYYQDLKQRAVQHGRNPTELFILPGIRPIIGRDTEETEARYQQAVQLVSIEDALVALGRPFNDYDFSQHALDAPFPDLGTLGDNSHKGTADQLKQLAREERLSLRELALRFSRPRRDFVGTPEQVADALQHWFDQGAADGFIINSLLPDGLQYFTEYVVPLLQARGLTRREYQGTTLRSHFGLDVPANRNSQRRAQAAVA is encoded by the coding sequence ATGAGCACACGACAGATCCGCCTGGGCGCCATGATCCATGGCGTCGGCCACGGCTGGGGCGAATGGCGCCATCCGCAGGCGCTCGCTGATGCCAGCGTGAACTTCGGTTTCTACAAACACCAGGCAGCACTGGCCGAAGCAGCCAAATTCGACTTCGCCTTCATTGCCGACAGCCTGCACATACACGCCCGCTCCAGCCCGCATTACTTGAACCGTTTCGAGCCCCTCACCCTGTTATCGGCGCTGGCGGCAGGCACCGAACATATCGGCTTGGTCGCTACCGTCACCGTCAGCTACACCGAGCCTTTCCAGGTGGCCCGCCAGTTCGCCTCGCTGGACCTGATCAGTGGCGGGCGCGCCGGCTGGAACGTGGTCACCTCGTGGCTGTCTGGCACCGCCGACAACTTTGGCAAGGCCGAGCACCCACCCCACGCAGTGCGCTACCGCATCGCCCGCGAGCATGTGCAGGTGGTCAAGGGGCTATGGGACTCCTGGGAAGATGACGCATTTACCCGTGACAAGCAGTCGGGCCAGTTCTTCGACCCTGCCAAGCTGCATACCCTCGGCCACCAAGGTGAGTTCTTCAAGGTCAAAGGCCCGCTTAACATTCAGCGCTCACCGCAAGGCCAACCGCTGATCTTCCAGGCGGGTGTGTCCGAGGACGGGCGCAATTTCGCTGCGCAGAATGCCGATGCCATTTTCGTTAGCCCCGAGTCGTTCGAGGACGCCCGCGCCTACTACCAAGACCTCAAGCAACGCGCCGTGCAGCATGGGCGCAACCCCACTGAACTGTTCATCCTGCCGGGCATCCGCCCCATCATCGGGCGAGACACCGAAGAAACAGAAGCCCGCTACCAGCAAGCGGTGCAGCTGGTCAGCATCGAAGATGCGCTGGTCGCGCTTGGCCGGCCATTCAACGACTACGACTTCAGCCAGCATGCGCTGGACGCGCCTTTCCCCGACCTCGGCACCCTAGGCGATAACAGCCACAAAGGCACCGCCGACCAGCTCAAGCAGCTGGCACGTGAAGAACGCTTGAGCCTGCGCGAGCTGGCACTGCGCTTCTCACGCCCACGGCGTGACTTCGTCGGCACCCCGGAGCAGGTCGCTGATGCCCTGCAGCATTGGTTCGATCAGGGCGCCGCCGACGGATTCATCATCAACTCGCTGCTGCCCGATGGCCTGCAGTACTTCACCGAATACGTGGTCCCCCTGCTACAGGCTCGTGGCCTGACACGCCGAGAGTATCAGGGCACCACACTGCGTAGTCATTTTGGCCTCGATGTCCCCGCAAACCGCAACAGCCAGCGCCGCGCCCAAGCGGCGGTTGCCTGA
- a CDS encoding ABC transporter permease has protein sequence MSRYLIARFGQALLVLWGAYTITYFILYLLPGDTLAIMLSASGMEADGLSPEDLAKARAYYGLDKGLFEQYFDLLWRALHGDLGQSLSLNRPVTALLAERLPQTLALAGLAIVLSLLGGIGLGYLTAYLQWQPLRVALARLPSLGFSVPVFWMGLLLIQVFAFGLGWFPATGSQGFASLVLPAVTLAIPSAAVYAQVLQRGFQGVWQEPYIATAFAKGLSRAQVQARHGLRNAALPILTLVGLQVGNTVSGAVLVETIFSRNGVGRLAQEAVLRQDIPVVLAIVAVSAAAFVLVNLIVDLLYPYLDPRITHMAKVH, from the coding sequence ATGAGCCGTTACCTGATCGCCCGTTTCGGCCAAGCGCTGCTGGTGCTTTGGGGCGCTTACACCATCACCTACTTCATTCTCTACCTGCTGCCCGGCGACACCTTGGCGATCATGCTCAGTGCCTCGGGTATGGAAGCCGATGGCCTGTCGCCCGAGGACTTGGCCAAGGCCCGTGCCTACTATGGGCTGGACAAGGGCCTGTTCGAGCAGTACTTCGACCTGCTGTGGCGCGCCCTGCACGGCGACTTGGGCCAGTCGCTGTCACTCAACCGCCCGGTTACCGCGCTGCTGGCCGAGCGCTTGCCGCAAACCTTGGCGCTGGCCGGCCTGGCCATCGTGCTGTCGCTACTTGGCGGCATCGGCCTGGGCTACCTCACCGCCTACCTGCAATGGCAACCGCTGAGAGTCGCGCTGGCGCGCCTGCCATCATTGGGCTTTTCGGTCCCGGTATTCTGGATGGGCCTGTTGTTGATCCAGGTATTCGCCTTTGGCCTGGGCTGGTTCCCAGCCACCGGCAGCCAGGGTTTTGCCAGCTTGGTGCTGCCTGCTGTGACCCTGGCCATTCCCAGCGCAGCGGTGTACGCCCAGGTGCTGCAACGTGGCTTCCAGGGCGTGTGGCAGGAGCCGTATATCGCCACCGCGTTCGCCAAGGGCCTGAGCCGCGCCCAGGTGCAGGCACGCCACGGCCTGCGTAACGCCGCCCTGCCCATCCTCACCCTGGTTGGCCTGCAGGTAGGCAACACGGTGTCCGGCGCGGTGCTGGTCGAGACCATCTTCTCGCGCAATGGCGTCGGCCGGTTGGCCCAGGAAGCGGTGCTGCGCCAAGACATCCCGGTGGTACTGGCGATTGTCGCGGTGTCGGCGGCGGCCTTCGTGCTGGTCAACCTGATCGTCGACCTGCTCTACCCCTACCTCGACCCACGTATTACCCACATGGCCAAGGTGCACTGA
- a CDS encoding ABC transporter permease gives MTINIPLPPIDSAACGSRLAGDAARPASAWRRRTRLQRAHQALIPLLRRPGFSLALLIVLFALLCALAPHGLSHFDPYATAPADKLQAPSAAHWFGTDELGRDLYTRVVYGARLSVQAALLAVGIALAGGLSLGVVAGFAGGRLDAAIMRLVDVLLALPGLLLALAIVTAIGFGTVPVAIAVGVGIIPGFARTTRGEVLRVKTLPYVEAARLGGASWRRTLLRHVLPNAWGPVAVLATLDFGAAILATAGLSFLGFGAAPPAAEWGTLIANGRHFLITAPWLSLLPGLFVVAVVFSLNHLARTFEEHAR, from the coding sequence ATGACCATCAACATACCCCTGCCCCCGATCGACAGCGCGGCTTGTGGCAGCCGGCTTGCCGGCGATGCGGCCCGCCCCGCCAGCGCCTGGCGGCGCCGCACACGCCTGCAGCGCGCGCATCAAGCCTTGATCCCGCTGCTGCGCCGGCCCGGCTTCAGCCTGGCCCTGTTGATTGTGCTGTTCGCCCTGCTCTGCGCGCTGGCCCCCCATGGGCTAAGCCATTTCGACCCTTATGCCACTGCGCCCGCCGACAAGCTGCAGGCACCTAGCGCCGCACACTGGTTTGGCACCGATGAACTGGGCCGCGACCTGTATACCCGCGTGGTGTATGGCGCGCGCCTGTCCGTGCAGGCCGCGCTGCTGGCCGTCGGCATCGCCCTGGCCGGGGGCTTGAGCTTGGGTGTAGTGGCCGGTTTCGCCGGCGGGCGCCTGGACGCGGCAATCATGCGCCTGGTCGATGTGCTGCTGGCCCTGCCCGGCCTGCTGCTGGCCCTGGCCATCGTCACCGCTATCGGCTTTGGCACGGTACCGGTGGCCATTGCCGTGGGCGTGGGCATCATCCCCGGTTTTGCCCGCACCACCCGCGGCGAAGTACTGCGGGTAAAGACCCTGCCCTATGTCGAGGCCGCGCGCCTGGGCGGCGCCAGTTGGCGGCGCACCTTGCTGCGCCATGTGCTGCCAAACGCCTGGGGCCCGGTGGCGGTACTGGCCACACTCGATTTTGGCGCCGCCATCCTGGCCACCGCCGGCCTCAGCTTCCTCGGTTTTGGTGCGGCGCCCCCGGCTGCGGAATGGGGCACGCTGATCGCCAACGGCAGGCATTTTCTGATCACCGCCCCATGGCTGTCGCTGCTGCCCGGCCTGTTCGTGGTCGCCGTGGTGTTCAGCCTCAACCACCTTGCCCGTACCTTCGAGGAGCACGCGCGATGA
- a CDS encoding class II aldolase/adducin family protein, translating to MTALSVITPQENTVRQRVSAEEWEVRVKLAAAYRLAALLRWTDHIYTHFSARVPGPDEHFLINAFGLLFDEISASNLVKVDVDGTIIDDPLGLGINQAGYVIHSAIHRARPDLKAVLHTHTRDGAAVSAQRDGLLPISQHALAYYSRVAYHDYEGVALDLDEQQRLVANLGDSNILILRNHGLLTGGISVEHAFRELHGLERACNIQVAAQAGGNDQLLQAAPAAIAKVHEQSKRFADGLGEGIQRHWDALIRQLEREGLDYQA from the coding sequence ATGACTGCACTGTCTGTCATCACCCCCCAGGAAAACACCGTGCGCCAACGGGTCAGTGCCGAGGAGTGGGAGGTGCGGGTCAAGCTGGCCGCGGCCTACCGCCTGGCCGCGCTGTTGCGCTGGACCGACCACATCTACACGCATTTCTCGGCGCGCGTACCGGGGCCCGACGAACACTTTCTGATCAACGCCTTCGGCCTGCTGTTCGACGAGATCAGCGCATCCAACCTGGTGAAGGTGGATGTCGACGGCACAATCATCGACGACCCGCTGGGCCTGGGCATCAACCAGGCCGGTTATGTGATTCACAGCGCCATCCACCGCGCCCGGCCCGACCTCAAGGCCGTGCTGCACACCCACACTCGCGATGGGGCGGCAGTATCGGCCCAGCGCGACGGCTTGTTGCCGATTTCCCAGCACGCCCTGGCCTACTACAGCCGGGTGGCGTACCACGACTACGAGGGCGTCGCCCTGGACCTGGACGAGCAGCAACGGCTGGTGGCCAACCTGGGCGACAGCAACATCCTGATCCTGCGCAACCACGGCCTGCTGACCGGCGGTATCAGCGTCGAGCACGCCTTCCGCGAACTACACGGCCTGGAACGTGCCTGCAACATCCAGGTAGCGGCGCAAGCCGGGGGTAATGACCAGTTGCTGCAGGCCGCGCCGGCGGCGATTGCCAAGGTGCACGAGCAGTCCAAACGGTTTGCCGACGGTTTGGGCGAAGGCATCCAGCGGCATTGGGATGCGCTGATTCGGCAGCTGGAGCGGGAGGGGCTGGATTATCAGGCCTGA
- a CDS encoding ABC transporter ATP-binding protein, which produces MNHQPLLAVRDLSISYHAAGQATQAVKHLSFTLNQGETVAIVGESGSGKSTLANALLGLLPPAARIDHGQLWVDGLDVARASERQKRQLRGRTLGLVPQDPMVSLNPTLRIGQQIAEALALAHGSRYRRVAADVLDLLAQVGLDNPALRARQYPHELSGGMRQRVLIAIALAGNPRLIIADEPTSALDVTVQRKILDHLQRLVAERGISLLIITHDLGMATDRADRLLVMKQGELVEQGPPAQIVQAPQHPYTRALLDAAPAFSGRRQSRPLAPGSTPILSLQGVGKTFELARVKGQANRFVALQGLDLQVYPGQTLAIVGESGSGKSTALRIALGLEAPSQGRVLIDQQDVTGHGWRQFRPLRRRMQLVQQNPFAALDPRFTVFDSIVEPLVSFGVLKGAALEQRARELIERVHLPLSYLDRLPRELSGGQRQRVAIARALALQPQLLLLDEPVSALDVSVQAQILALLEELQRELGMAYVLVSHDLAVVASMADQVLVLRQGQVVEHGTVEQVFERPVNNYTRELVAAIPGQRATIVA; this is translated from the coding sequence ATGAACCACCAGCCCTTGTTGGCCGTACGCGACCTGAGCATCAGCTACCACGCCGCCGGCCAGGCCACCCAGGCCGTCAAACACCTTTCATTCACCTTGAACCAAGGCGAGACCGTGGCTATCGTCGGCGAGTCCGGTTCGGGCAAGTCGACCCTCGCCAACGCCCTGCTCGGCTTGCTGCCGCCTGCCGCGCGCATCGACCACGGGCAACTGTGGGTTGACGGGCTTGATGTGGCGCGCGCCAGTGAGCGGCAAAAGCGTCAGCTGCGCGGGCGCACCCTCGGCCTGGTGCCACAAGACCCAATGGTCAGCCTCAACCCCACCCTGCGCATTGGCCAGCAGATAGCTGAAGCACTGGCGCTGGCCCATGGCAGCCGCTACCGCCGTGTCGCTGCCGATGTGCTCGACCTGCTCGCCCAAGTCGGCCTGGACAACCCGGCCCTGCGCGCCCGCCAGTACCCACACGAGTTGTCTGGCGGCATGCGCCAGCGGGTACTGATTGCCATTGCCCTGGCCGGCAACCCGCGCCTGATCATCGCCGACGAACCCACCAGCGCGCTGGACGTGACGGTGCAGCGCAAAATCCTCGATCACCTGCAACGGCTGGTGGCGGAGCGCGGCATCTCGCTGCTGATCATCACCCACGACCTGGGTATGGCCACCGATCGCGCCGACCGCCTGCTGGTAATGAAGCAGGGCGAACTGGTCGAGCAAGGCCCGCCTGCACAGATCGTACAGGCGCCCCAGCATCCCTATACCCGCGCCCTGCTCGACGCCGCACCGGCGTTCAGCGGCCGGCGCCAGTCCCGGCCATTGGCACCGGGTTCAACGCCGATTCTGAGCCTGCAGGGGGTGGGCAAAACCTTCGAATTGGCCAGGGTCAAGGGCCAAGCCAACCGCTTTGTCGCCCTGCAAGGCCTGGACTTGCAGGTTTACCCCGGGCAAACCTTGGCTATTGTCGGTGAGTCGGGCTCAGGCAAGAGTACTGCCCTGCGCATCGCCCTGGGCCTGGAGGCGCCCAGCCAAGGCCGGGTGCTGATCGACCAACAGGATGTCACCGGCCATGGCTGGCGCCAGTTCCGCCCATTGCGCCGGCGCATGCAGCTGGTACAGCAAAACCCGTTCGCCGCCCTGGACCCGCGTTTTACCGTGTTCGACAGCATTGTCGAGCCGCTGGTGTCGTTTGGCGTGCTCAAGGGTGCTGCACTGGAGCAGCGCGCCCGCGAGCTGATCGAGCGGGTGCACCTGCCGCTCAGCTACCTCGACCGCCTGCCGCGCGAACTGTCCGGCGGCCAGCGCCAGCGGGTGGCCATCGCCCGGGCGTTGGCGTTACAACCGCAACTGTTGCTGCTCGACGAGCCGGTCAGCGCGCTGGATGTGTCAGTGCAAGCGCAAATCCTGGCACTGCTGGAGGAGCTGCAGCGCGAGCTGGGCATGGCTTATGTGCTGGTTTCGCATGACCTGGCGGTAGTGGCGAGCATGGCTGACCAGGTGTTGGTACTGCGCCAGGGGCAGGTGGTAGAGCATGGGACGGTGGAGCAGGTATTCGAGCGGCCGGTGAACAATTACACGCGCGAACTGGTTGCTGCCATTCCTGGGCAGCGGGCAACCATTGTGGCCTAA